CCACTTGGATCCATTTGGTAATCAGTTTGGAAAGAAATATGCAACTTACATCATGTCATGTCATTTCTAACTGCAGCTAGTCTATTgcgcaacaaacacacacacacagatgatgGAAGAGTTGGAGTCTACACTTTGCAGGGTGGTTCTGCTAGTCTCTGTAGACGGAGGTTATCTGTCGGGGGGTCATGTGAGGTGCATGGTAGGAGTCATATGACGTCTGCACGCCATAGGCGGTCTGAGGCGGGTACAGGCCCTGGTCCACGGGCGACGGGGAGTAGTGGGGCGGGGCTAAGTAGTGAGGCGACGGCTCTTGTTTGCTGACCAGGTTGCTGCTGATGCTGAGGGGCGGAGTGGGGGGCCCCTCGTAGGGGGGCGTCCCCACCCCGCCGGTGTTATATTCATTTGGCGAGTGACTCTCGTACGCCCCTCCTTTCACGGCCCTCAGCTGGAGCAGGTGGGCGGAGTCAAAGCTGCCGTAGGGCGGACTCGGCAGGCCCGGGGAGGCGTAGCTCGCCATGCCGCCCAGAGGCACGGGGGGAGGGCGGACTCTGTCGTCGGGCCTTCCGGCCACGCCCGGCGCCGGGCCCAGCTGGATACACCCGGCGACCAGGTTGGTGGTGGGCTGCGAGAGGCCCTTGCAGAGGGTCTCCATGAAAGCTCTGCTCTCCAACGAAAGACCCCTCTCCAGGGCAGCGGCGAGAGCGCAGATGTAGTTACGGGCCAGACGCAGGGTCTCGATTTTGGACAGTTTTTGGGTGTTGGAGTGACAGGGCATGATGCTGCGCAGGTTCTCCAGTGCGTCGTTCAGGCCGTGCATGCGCGAGCGCTCCCTGGCGTTGGCCTTGACGCGGCGGGCGCGGAAGCGCTCCTGCCTGCCCTTGGTCAGCCGCTTCCTCTTGGGGCCGCACTGCTTGGATTCGTTCTCATCGTCCTGCCCTGCCGcgtcttcctcctcgtcttcctcgaCCTCCTCGCTGCCCTCCTCCTTGGCCTGATGGTTGAGGCCGCGTGCTCTGCAGCGGTTTGAGGTCAAAGGGCCGTCGCCGTCGGGCGAGCTCACGTCACCCTCCATCCATTGCGCGGGGCTAACGTCCTCCTCGCCGTCTCCTTGTCTCGCATAGCGCTTGATCATCATcgtctgtgcaaacacacaatcGTCCAATGTGAGCCGTAACACGAGACGCCATTCACTTCATCTGATGAGATGGAACGTATTGAAGTTAATATTGCTGAGTTTGCATTATTGGTGATATTTTGGTAACCTACGAGAAGGTCAAATGCTGTTTCAcagtgaggaaaaataaaaccacaAATGTAGTTCtataattcttattaatcactACCAGCCATTTTCAGATCCTTTACCTACGTAGTACCTCGAAGATACAAATATGTCTTTGGGAGTTTTATTACCCCAAAAACTCATCATCGTCATGcattaacattttaaaagttttaaaaaaatctcTCATGGTCTCATTCTACGGAATTCTGCCTAGTCACTCTTgctctttttgttttcataatatttaatgcattttatagagAACACGAACAGCTTCTTTGATAATTAATAAACAAGTTCCAATCCCCCCACATTATTACAATGTCTACAAATTGAGTGAATCCAGAAATTGGTGGATCATAACAatctaaaacattttaaaataatgatAAGATTTCAGCTGGATATTGTAGTTTCACTACATTTCAGCACCGGACAGTTCTCCTTTTCCTACAGTTGCTTATTGGCCCAAGCGTTTTACATCCATGAAGGAAACAACTTGGGGATCCTTTTCGTGCTTGTTTCTCTGTCTCACTTGGTTATAATCCCAGTCACTGTCTGAACTGGTAAAGCCCCGGAAGGATAAACTCACTGGCAGGTTGAAAGTCCAATCTGGGCCATCGTAGGATTTACTCTGCGGATGAAGCGGCGAGCACGGGATTAACATGGAACCCTGACGACCCCAGATCAGACACGGAGAACTCGAGATGAATTGCCATATATCTCCAAATGCAGAAATATTACATCCcaatttccttttaataacccTTGAGTTGTAAATTTGATACATTTATGTTACAAATTCTTATTTTCGAAGAATCCTTGTGGCTGTGTTACAGTTTGTAGAGGTTACTCCCTCTCCCAAACTAGTAAATAACTTGAATTAAACCATTTGAACTCATTTATGCTTCAagataaaacagaaaaaaaaatcatgtaaaaTACGCATGGGAGACGTACCTGTCCTCTCGAAGTTTGTCCTGCGTCCAACGATCAGACTTTGACTCGTTTGTCCATCAAAGAGAGATTTGTGGCTGTGTGCTTCTGCAGCGCTGCGGCGTAGTCTCAGTGAGGGTCACCCTGCAGGGGCTCTGGCTTTAACCTCCACTGACAAGCTCCGCCTCCCGCCAAGCCATGTTGCGCGTGGCCGGCCCGTGGCTTGAGGCCCACACGACGCtcccgcgtgtgtgtgcgtgcgtgtgtgtcgggACACCCTTTGTTGCAGTGAGGCAGCACGTTTGGGGAGACGCGCTCAGCCGCCTGAGCTTAACTGTATGTGACAGCTTGAAGTTGCATGTGAGCAGGTGTTTGCTGCATGCCCCCTTGCAGCCTGCCGTCCCTCAGCGGCGGCCTGCTAAACTGTTGCACAAGTTCAGCTCACCCAAGAGGCAGCTCAGACCACATGAGGTGTGCAAAGTTTCACGTACGTTGGAAAAGAAGCAAAACTCCTGATGCACGCTGAGCGGGTAGCTTTAATTAAATCTCAAAAAACAATCGAGGCTCCATTCTCGTTATTAGCCGTTGACCGTGCATTCCCTTCATGAATGCAgatactaaaaataaaatatcctaCTTTAAATTAAATGTATCGTTTGATTATTACATTCGCAACATTTCTGTAAATGAATGCACATATTTAAATACTTTGATTTTatatgataaaaataaataataaataatttgctTTTACAGGTAAAAAGCCATAGATTACACTCCTCAGTGAAATTTACATAGACAATGTCGATGAATCATAAGGCTTAAATTACTTTTATCTGCCACATGGTTTTAAAGCAATCAAGAAGTGAAATAAATCATACATCAAACAACAAACCAAATAAGAAGagtttcaaaatataaaatgcaTGCTGGCATTAAAACATCACATAAGTCATGTGACAATTTTGACTTGGTTGAGTTAGAGGTCAGAATCTGACCGAGGCTCTCGCCCTTTCTATTTACCCTAACAAAAAGTGCAAACCCAGAGTGTGAGGTTCTCGGTCCCTGTTCATGTCCCAGCTTCTCCTTTTCCACACCTGCAGCCTGAATTGGGAATTGCAATGTTGGGCCCACTGCCCCCCCTGGAGAGAAGCTTGCGGGCTCAGACCTTGTGGTATCCAAATCACGTAAACATGTGACATTTCATtgcatgatttttcttttctttttttttgtctgctcaCTCTTTTGGCCTACTTATTTTAAACAACATATGTTCCAAAAAATGCTGCATTTACGGTCATTAAcgggccacttcattaggtacacctccacAATTTAAACACTAAATTCTGCCTTGCTATGATTTAGTGGTGGTACCTTGTGGCTTGCACAGAAAACATTAAACtaagaaaatgacacacaatgATGTATTTCATAAAATgtagcttaaaaaaaatagcttaatgctaacgagCAATGCTGCAGATGAGCTAAATTGTAGCATTAGTCTTGTGATGTCATAATCATGAAGTGACTAATATTACTGTGGCTTACTCCTTGTATATCCTTATGTTCGGGtgatactgccccctggtgggcaAGACATGTACACAAGAAGGAGGCGCACAATATCCAAACAAAtgcggcaaaaaaaaattcttctgtTCAGTAATGTATGCTTCATAGTACTATTTTTCGTCCTCAAAAACACAGAGGGAACAGATTAATtgcatttccatttatttcaattgggaaagatgatttgaatgtgttaaaTGTGCTATCTCACGGCACAAGTAAAAtaacttccattttttttcccaattataGTTTGTCACAGCGTAGATGTCTATTGAATCATACCTTGTTCAGCTATTAGCTTAATTAGCTACATCAagcatttatattttcttgTAAGTCTGACACTCAGTTGTTCATCCATTCTCTGCTGGTGTCTCAGTATGCACAGAAAACATCATCCTGTCTTTCATATAGTATGTGTGAGTTGTACATTATGACTAAAGTGGTgataacattattttttttaaatgaacccaTCAAATTCACTTCAGTAGGCGCAAACTCCAACTCCCTCTATGCTGCAAAATAGGCTCCTGTCCATCTGTTATACTCAAAGTCCATCGAGAGAAGTCACCTCCGCAGGGTGAGGAGTGCATACATGTATGTGAGAGTGCACTTGTGTTCATTTGTGAATACATCAGGGACTTGCAAGAGAAGCCATAAACTTCCTGCCCCAAATTGTCCCACAACCCAGATCCAGCagtctgtttttctttgtccccAACATGTACGTATTTAGTATATAACTCAACTGGGGTACTTGTAAAGTTGTCTATAATATATTGTGGTGGCTGAAGTTTGGAGATTCCGTTTGCCCaatattgtttgtgtttgccttttttccccttctttccTGCAGTGCATAATCTGTAAATGTAAAGTAAGTTATTGCAAGTCCAGACTGGGCTACAATACCCAGAGTGTGTGATTCAACCGTTTCATACACCCAATTGAGCCCAGACTGTGACTCTCCATATGTGTGCGTTCACTTCATAAAGTATAATATGCAAATAGTGGCGACAATATGGAGAGGATACAAAAAGTGCAGAGAATGAACGTTGCTGCGAGTTTCATGGTCCCCCATCAACTTTTGAATTGACCCACATCCAAGCCACACTTGAACCTCCCTCCAGCCCAGCGCCGACCCGGGGTGATGTTGACCATGTGTCCCCCCCTACTAACCATCTCATTGATGGACCCCAGGACCGGATAAAATAGTCCCCTCGACCCCACCCCCTCGCCTCACTAAACCCCCTTAACCCTTCTCCAAAGCCGCTGTTGGCCCCCTGTTGAGCGTGCTCATTGGCTGACCGCCTTCAGGCGTCCCTTTTTCACGGGCCTATTGTCTGGGCCTGTAAGCAGCTTTGTTTCTGCATGTGCAGCTGGGCTAGCCCGCGCTGCCATTAGCCACAACATGCTACACACAGAGCGGGATAAtataattacaaaacaaaagtcaGGTGGCTCACGAGAGCTGCCAGGAGAAGCCAATTTGGGGGAGATGCAAGGACACGCTGGCGGGTGGCCAGCTATAATTCGATTATGAAGTTGTGTGAATGACAAAAGACAcaattgaatctttttttttcttttatttgcccCACTGTGATTTAATTCAATTGCGTTTGGGCTGCAAAAATGGCAGCGTGAAAAGAAAGAAGATTTACTCTTCCAATTTAGTGGTCACCCGCTCAGCAAATTTGATATCCCGCGACAAAATTGCTGGAGAAACTGTCCCCCTCCAACACGTCGACCGCACGTGAGGCCCAAAGCAGATGAATGACCGAGACTCGGAGTTTTGCTGCAAACTGACGGCGCTTATTGTGCATGAATGCGCACAGACCAGTGGACAATGGGATCAGTGGCAGATCCATCTCCTGTAATGCTTTCTTTAAACACGGCTGCAAGTGTGTCCCCCTGTTCTGTCGGCAGACCAGAATTTATCCTGTTAGTCACCCTAGATGAGTGAAAAAGACTAAAATCAACCCCCATCCCagctggacacacacacaggcataaACGCTGCAGCTTTATCGACAGCTGATATGAGCAGGTTAAGCTGGTGACTACTGTTTGGAGCAGGTCAAGCATAACAGCATCGGTTaatgtctttttgtctctgcGGTGCGTACGGCAAAGACTGTTTTTTGGGCCTTTCGGATAAGACAATAAGCAATTGTGTCCAATGAACACATGC
This genomic interval from Syngnathus typhle isolate RoL2023-S1 ecotype Sweden linkage group LG11, RoL_Styp_1.0, whole genome shotgun sequence contains the following:
- the LOC133162711 gene encoding neurogenic differentiation factor 4-like, with amino-acid sequence MMIKRYARQGDGEEDVSPAQWMEGDVSSPDGDGPLTSNRCRARGLNHQAKEEGSEEVEEDEEEDAAGQDDENESKQCGPKRKRLTKGRQERFRARRVKANARERSRMHGLNDALENLRSIMPCHSNTQKLSKIETLRLARNYICALAAALERGLSLESRAFMETLCKGLSQPTTNLVAGCIQLGPAPGVAGRPDDRVRPPPVPLGGMASYASPGLPSPPYGSFDSAHLLQLRAVKGGAYESHSPNEYNTGGVGTPPYEGPPTPPLSISSNLVSKQEPSPHYLAPPHYSPSPVDQGLYPPQTAYGVQTSYDSYHAPHMTPRQITSVYRD